The DNA region TTCCTGGTTGACTACCTGGCCTCGTCCtgcggcggaggaggaggatccTCCTCGCTGTGAGCAACTTTCCCACGCTTAGGCAGGTAGAGCCCTAAACGGCACCCGACGTGCTTATGAATGGGTGAATGAAACCCAGTCGAGTCCATTCAGTACGGCCGGATTTTCCCGGACTCACACTGCACAACATCAATGCCCGATACGGGGTCGGgtttgtttgggttttggaCTGGCCAAGCCAATTATATAACAAAACATATGACCAACAGTATATATAATCTGGGAAATTAATTATCCTTTGTGGTGAGCCGGCGGGAACTGCCAGTATTGTTGCTATATTATCTAAAAGTTAATACCCAGGATTATGGTGTTAAGCACCATTAGGATCAGATATCCAGATATTGATAACGGATTTTTTGGGATTTTTACAAATGAGAATTTACCCATGCCTAAAAACAATATCTGAATTGTGATAAGAGGTTACCTCTGATAATAACTACAACATTTATATAAACACTGATATTGATAGTacttcaaaaaataaaaggtaAACACTTATACTCAGTTTCATTTGACCGTGAATATTATCTCCCCAAATTAATAGCGTGCTGGCACTTTAAAGATAATGCAATTAGTAAAAGTTAAGCATCTGACCGTACTTGTATTGTAAATCCatctataatattttttatgggGAACTTCCCCTTTACAGAACACATCTCACAAAGCCAAAGTCATTATAAAGCACTTCAGTTCCAGGCGTTGCGAAAACGTGTGCGGAAATTTCGATGTTTGGGTTTTAACACAATGAAAATACCGATTCTCTAATTAGGTCGAAAGTCCTGTCTGCGTAGCACCGGAAAAGGGTTTTTTAGGACCTAAGCGCCGGgtaaaacagaaacagaaaggGATAGGGCGAACACGAAGGATCTCAGGTAGTAAAAAAATTGCTCAATTGGTGTTCGTGAGCCTGAGTATAGCAGTATCCGAGGGATACGATCACACACATATGGGCCTTGACACTGGAAGTTCCTCGGGGCTCAGCAACAGCTTGGAATTCCGACTTGCCGAGGAAAAACGCGCCAGATCTTTGGCATTTCTAAGTTTAATCAAAGCGCCATGACAGGGTCCATAAATTCGGGCGATTGTCAGCCGCACCGGCACTCGTTCCATACATATGTTCCGGCTAATGCCCACGCCCGGCTAATACTCATCGACTCGCGATTAGATTAGCAATCTGCAAACGCAGTCAGCCTATTAAGATATAGGGGCCCACTTGAGATTTCCCCACTACCCAACCTGTCGCTATTTTACCAGGGAGATCGCTTAGTTGCGCTTTGGACTCCGCTCGTGCCGGATTAACGTGTTATGATAGTCACCGCGAAGTTGGTAGCCATTGGGCTGGGCCTCGCGCTCACGGCCTTCACCGTATCGACCATTGTCCTGGCCGTCCAGAAGGCGAATCTTAAGAGTGATTTGCGCGATGCCCAGGAGAAGTTAGACCTCCTGGAGGCGGGGTATACGAGCACAGCTGCTCCGACAACGGCAAGCACCAGTGGCTCGGAGCCCACATCTGAACCTGGCAGCACAGTTTCTCCAGGAAGCACAGCTTCGACGGAAAGCACAGCCTCTCCAGGAAGCACTCAGTCACCAGGTTCCACCGCTTCAACAAGTGAACCCAGCACCACTGAATCCCCCGGAGAGAAGATCGACTACCGATTGCCCGGAACTCTAAAGCCCACCCATTATGATCTCTATTTGTTTCCCAACATCGAAACTGGTGAATTCAGTGGACAGGAGACGATTACAATTACAGTTGTGGAGGCAACCGACAAGATAGTCTTGCACTCTCTCAACCTAAATATTTCGAGTGTATCCATAATGAACACGGGCAGTGATACTTTGGAGATTCTCGAAACAACCGTGGATACTGTGAAGGAATTTTTGATATTTCAGCTAAACGAACCACTGACAACAGGCAGGGAAGTGAGGCTGCATATTGGATTCGAGGGATCGATGGCCAACAAGATTGTGGGACTGTACAGTTCGTCGTATGTGAAGGACGATGAGACCCGCAAGTGGATAGCCACCTCCAAGTTCGAGCCCACTTATGCCCGCCAGGCTTTTCCCTGCTTTGATGAGCCAGCATTGAAGGCCGAGTTCACCATTACCCTGGTGCATCCCTCTGGGGACGATTACCATGCCCTGTCCAACATGAACGTGGACTCGAGTGTCAACCAGGGAGCCTTCCAGGAGGTCACGTTTGCCAAAAGTGTTCCCATGAGCACCTACCTGGCCTGCTTCATTGTCTCCGACTTCACCGCCAAGAACGTCGAAATCGACACCAAGGGCATTGGAGAAAACTTCCCCATGAGCGTCTACGCCACTCCGGAGCAAATCGACAAAACGGATCTTGCTGTGACCATCGGCAAGGGAGTCATCGAGTACTACATCGACTACTTCCAAATCGCCTATCCGCTGCCCAAACTTGATATGGCTGCCATCCCCGACTTCGTCTCCGGTGCCATGGAGCACTGGGGATTGGTCACCTACAGGGAAACATCGCTTTTGTACGACGAAGCCACGAGTTCCGCCACCAACAAGCAGCGCATTGCCAGCGTGATTGCCCACGAATTCGCCCACATGTGGTTTGGAAACTTGGGTAAGCAAACTGCCGGGTTGGGGATTTACCATGTGGAACTATGacaattttttgaaaaatcaatttctAATGGATTGAGAGGACAGACGTTATACGTTATAATCTATTttaaattcacatttttaaaGGAGCACCAAAGGTCAGAATTAGTAATCAGTAAATTCAATTATCTGTTTTTAAGTCACCATGAACTGGTGGAACGATCTCTGGCTAAACGAGGGCTTTGCTAGCTTCATTGAGTACTTGGGCGTGGATGCCGTCTATCCAGAGTGGCAAATGGCAAGTGACCCTAAGTTAATCAAGAATACACTCAATCATTTCCATGTCTTAACTCCATAGCGTGATCAATTCATCGTGAGCACTTTGCACGGCGTACTCACCTTGGATGCAACGCTCGGCTCCCACCCGATCATCCAGACCGTGGAGAATCCCGACCAGATCACGGAGATCTTTGACACCATTACGTACTCCAAGGGTTCCTCGCTTGTGCGAATGCTGGAGGATTTCCTCGGGGAGACTACCTTCCGCCAGGCGGTTaccaattatttaaatgagtACAAGTACTCCACGGCAGAAACGGGTAACTTCTTTACAGAGATCGACAAACTGGAACTGGGCTACAATGTCACAGAGATTATGCTAACATGGACGGTGCAGGTAAGCCCAGAGATGTACCTTTAAGTTCGCAAAAATTTCAACACCCCATTCTTTTTTGCAGATGGGTCTGCCAGTGGTCACGATCGAAAAGATCTCTGACACGGAATACAAATTGACGCAGAAGCGTTTCTTGTCCAATCCGAACGACTATGACGCCGATCACGAGCCCTCGGAATTCAAGTGAGTGTGCAGAACTAATTGCCTGGACGCTATCTGATCGCGAATTTCGCACATACATTATATAGCTACCGTTGGTCGATCCCCATCACATATTTTACCAGTTCGGATTCGGCGGTGCAGCGCCTGTGGTTTTATCATGACCGGAGCGAAAGTAAGTGGGGTCATCTGTATGCTGGAGCACGGCTTCTCACATCTTAGATCTCTATTTTTTCTCTCTGTATTTTTTTGACAGTCACTGTAACCGTTCCCGCTGCCGTCCAATGGATTAAGTTCAACGCCGACCAGGTCGGCTATTATCGCTTTAACTACAATACCGATCTGTGGAATAGTCTGGCCGACCAGTTGGTGGTGCAACCAAGTGCATTCCGCTCGGTGGATCGCGCTCATCTCCTCAACGATGCGTTTGCCCTGGCAGATTCCACTCAGTTGCCCTATGCGACGGCCTTCGAGTTGACCAGATACTTGGACAAGGAGACCGATTATGTTCCTTGGAGTGTTGCTGCATCCCGTTTGACTGCGCTGAAGCGAACCCTCTACTACACCAGCACCTACGCCAAGTACAAGAAGTACGCCACAGCTTTGATTGAGCCCATCTATACTGCACTCACCTGGACAGTCGGCACGGATCACTTGGATAAGTGGGTAGACTCCTTTATAGATCTGTGCATATTTATATCGTTCCTCACTACATCTCCAGTCGCCTTCGCGTCACCGCTTTAAGTGCCGCCTGTTCCTTGGACCTGGAATCCTGTCTCTCTGAAGCCGGAGAGCAGTTCAATACATGGCTGGCCAAGCCAGAGGATCGTCCAAAGGCCGATGTCCGTGAGACTGTCTACTACTATGGCATACAGTCCGTTGGAAACCAGGAGGATTGGGATGCAGTGTGGGAGCTGTTCGTCAACGAATCGGATGCCAGCGAGAAGTCCAAGCTGATGTATGGCCTGTCCGCCATTCAGATTCCCTGGATATTGCAGCGCTACATTGATCTGGCCTGGAACGAGGATTACGTGCGGGGTCAGGACTACTTCACCTGCCTTACCTATATCTCCGCGAATCCCGTTGGTGAGCCCCTGGTGTGGGACTATGTACGGGAGAACTGGCAGCGACTTGTGGACCGATTTGGACTTAACGAGCGCTATTTGGGCAACTTGATTCCCTCCATCACTGCCCGCTTTAGCACCCAAACCAAGCTGGAGGAGATGGAACAGTTCTTTGCCAAATATCCGGAGGCTGGCGCCGGCACAGCCGCACGGGTGAGGGCTCTGGAGACGGTCAAGAACAACATTGTTTGGCTGGCCGAGAACCTGGAGGATGTGGACGCCTGGCTGGACAAGCAGTCACTGTAAAAAGTCCGAGGAAGTGGTCTTGCGACCATGGATTACCGACCATTAAACATGTACTCATCTAATTGCCATTATAAACCAAAAATGTGCCGCACAAGTGGAAATAAAGATAAGCGTAGCTATGGGGAAAACTGAAATTACACCTCTATAAATAAGCAATTATCCAATGGACTGATTGATAACAAGAGTTGATTACTGGGTTTTGGGTGCCACTAAAGGACACGAAGTATTTTGATTGACATTTATTGCAATCCAAATGTACGTACTTAATTTTACAAGCACCGGAAATTACttcatataatataaaacCCATATTAATTGATTGtaaataaaacgtttttaaaaTAGTAGTACGattgttaaagctgttgaaaCATCGCTAGTGTACATACTCATACTTTTAATCTGTAAATCTCTATTAAAACTAGAGAAGAACATTAAATTCTCCCTAACTTTTATATACTACTAGTGGCAACAGTTAAAATtaattgtatatacatttcTTAGGTTAAGGATTTTATTTCGTTGATGCTGAGTATGTTGGATGTATCAGCTGAAAATCTTATTTTGCCAGTATGCCATTTTTTCTCAGTGAGGTGGAGCGAATTTAATATAAGCTTACAGATTAGCGTAATGAAATGAGTAAAAGTGTAAAATTGGCTAGCACATATACGTATTGTGTCATTACCACGCGATTTCATACCCTACCGCTACGAATGTTCCCACTTTCTCTGGCTTGTACCCTATCGCCCAGTTGACCGTAATCGCGGCTATTTGGCCAATCACTATCGTAATCGCGTAGGCGAACATAAACCAATTCCAGTGCACACACTATCGAATCGATTCGGGTATTGGGCAACAAGTGGTAAGAGCTGGACTGACTGACTTAACGCTAGTTAGTCGCTCGCGACAGGTGCGATTGCAAAGATGTTCCTCAGTGGCTATTGGTTGCAGGTGGTGCTCTGCTGGGCGGTGGTGGCCTTTGCCACGGCCAcagtggtggtggcggtgcaGAAGGCTCAGCTGGAAAGGGACCTTCGCGATGTGCAGGACAAGATCGATGTGTTCGAGGAGTGGAACGGGGAGAGCCGCACTCGCATGAAGCGTGAGGACACGGTGGGTATCCATTTGCTAATCAGTGGaatgcatttattaatataatcTACCCCTAAAGATTGATTATCGCCTGCCCACGAACCTGGTGCCCACGCACTACAACCTCTACTGGCACCCGGATCTGGAAACAGGCAACTTTACCGGTCAGCAGACGATTAGTATCAAGGTGGTGGAGGCCACGAACCAGATTATTCTCCACTCCTATCTCCTGGATATCACAAGTGTCTATGTGCTGAACAGAGAAGTGGAAAAGTTCGAGCTGGAGGAGGATCGTCAGTTCCTGATTATAACGTTGACGGAAGACCTGCCGGTGGATGCCACTATTACCCTGGGAATCATTTTCGGGGGTCAGATGAAGGACAAGCTCGTGGGTCTCTACAGCAGCACATATCTGAATGAGGCAGGAGCTACCAGGTATTTCAGAtttctatttcatttttatggtatgcctaaaagtatgcagcgtGTTTTCATGACCTGATCTGGACAATAATCAATACCATCATTACTGTTTTAATAGCGAATTAGTTAGTTGGCTTGCTTTGAAATTTctaatttaagttttaacaTTTTCCCTGGGCAGAACCATTTCAACGACAAAATTCGAACCCACCTACGCGCGCCAGGCTTTCCCATGCTTCGATGAGCCCGCCATGAAGGCCACATTCGCCATCACGGTGGTTCATCCATCGGGATCTTACCACGCCGTTTCCAACATGCAGCAAACGGTGAGATCAACTAAGCAAACAAGTTAATTAGGTTCATCAATAATTAAATCGTAGGAATCCAATTACTTGGGAGACTATACTGAGGCCATCTTCGAGACGAGTGTGTCGATGAGCACCTACCTGGTGTGCATCATTGTGTCAGACTTCGCTTCCCAGACCACCACGGTAAAAGCCAACGGAATTGGCGAGGACTTCTCCATGCAGGCCTATGCCACCTCGCATCAGATCAACAAGGTCGAGTTTGCTCTGGAGTTCGGACAAGCTGTCACGGAGTACTATATTCAGTACTATAAGGTGCCCTATCCGCTAACCAAACTGGACATGGCCGCCATTCCCGACTTCGCCTCGGGGGCCATGGAGCACTGGGGATTGGTCACTTACAGGGAGACTGCTCTGCTGTACGATCCCAGTTACAGCTCCACGGCGAACAAGCAATCGATAGCCGGAACTCTGGCCCATGAGATTGCACATCAGTGGTTCGGAAACCTGGTCACCATGAAGTGGTGGAACGATCTGTGGCTGAACGAGGGATTCGCCCGCTTTATGCAGTACAAGGGAGTCAACGCCGTACACCCGGACTGGGGAATGGTAAGAAACTGTAACATACAAATTTGTAAACTATacttaagaaaaaatatacttatatttaccACTTAGATAGAGCAATTCCAAATCGTTGCCCTGCAACCCGTGTTGCTATACGATGCCAAGCTATCCTCCCATCCAATTGTCCAGAAGGTAGAAAGCCCCGATGAAATTACGGCCATATTCGACACCATCAGTTACGAAAAGGGAGGATCCGTGATCCGCATGCTGGAGACTCTTGTGGGCGCCGAAAAGTTTGAGGAGGCGGTGACCAATTACCTGGTGAAGCATCAGTTCAATAACACGGTCACCGATGATTTCCTCACCGAAGTTGAAGCTGTGGTAACTGACTTGGATATCAAGAAACTGATGCTCACCTGGACCGAACAGATGGGCTATCCGGTGTTGAATGTTTCGAAGGTGGGAGATGGTAGCTTCAAGGTTACCCAGCAGCGATTCCTCTCCAATCCAGCCAGTTACGAGGAGGCTCCTTCAGATAGCACCTACGGATACAAGTGGAGTGTTCCGATTTCCTGGTTTGCTGATGATGGTTCATCGAACAGCTTCATTTACGACTACGATGTTGACTCTGTGGGAATTGCGGTGTCCAACGAGGTGCAGTGGATCAAGTTGAATGTCAACCAAACTGGCTACTATCGGGTCAACTACGACGAGGACCTGTGGGACCTGCTCATCAAGCAGTTAACCACCAGTCCCGCTCGTTTCGAAATCGCCGATCGTGCTCATCTCTTGAACGATGGCTTCGCTCTGGCGGATGCCAGCCAACTATCCTACAGAATTCCCCTGGAGATGACCGCTTATTTGGCCCAGGAGCGCGACTTCGTGCCCTGGTATGTGGCCTCTAATAAGCTCAGGTCGCTGCATCGCAGTCTCATGTTCAGCGAGGGATATGTCTCGTACCTCACCTATGCCAGAAGTCTGATCGCCGGTGTATATGAGGAGGTTGGATGGACTGTGGACGCAGACGATCACCTGAAGAAGTGAGTGAacactatatatattatatattaaattctATGTTACTCAAATGTTCCATATTCCTTTGCAGCCGCCTGCGGGTTTCCATTTTGAGTGCCGCCTGTGCCCTGGGTGTTCCAGATTGTCTGCAGCAGGCTTCCGAGCGCTTCAACGCCTTCCTCCAAAATCCGAGCAGCCGACCTTCCCCCGATCTTCGCGAGATCGTCTACTACTACGGCATGCAGCAGTCCACCAGCCAATCGAGCTGGGAGCAGTTGTTCCAACTCTTTGTGGCCGAAACCGATGCCAGCGAGAAGCTGAAGCTGATGTACGGATTGTCTGGTGTTCGGAACAGCCAGTACCTGTTCAACTTCCTGGTTCTGGCCTCTAGCGATGAGAGCATCGTCCGCTCCCAGGACTATTTCACCTGTGTGCAGTACATAGCCGCCAATCCTGTGGGTGAACCTGTGGTCTGGGAATTCTACCGTGAGCAGTGGCCCCAGCTCACCGCCCGTTTTGGCCTGAACAACCGCAACTTTGGTAGACTTATCGCCCAGATCACGGCCAACTTTGCCAGCTCCGTGAAACTGGAGGAGGTTCAGCACTTCTTCTCTAAGTACCCCGAATCGGGAGCTGGAGCTAACTCCCGGTTGGAGGCCGTGGAAACCATCAAGTACAATATCGAATGGCTTTCCAGAAACGAAGCGGACATCAGCGACTGGCTAAGTGGAACGGCCTCGCCGCTGACCAAGAAAAACCAATtgtaaaattgtatattgCATATTAGAACCCGTCATTTAGCCAATAATTAGAATTGCATAAGAAACCAGCTAAAATTCCGTTCGAGttcaataaaatgaaattccaAAATCAAACCATAAATACAACCcccatattttcatttattttaccCGCGGCAAGTGGCGATTTCTATGGCTCCTAGGAAGTTATTGGAGATAGGGTCTTCGAGTATATGGTCAATGCGGAATCATGACCGTGCGTAATTATCCTGGGTAATACGACTGTCCAGTCATAATAGTCGATATATGGCCATGTGGTTACCATAAACGTAATGGTCTCGCATAAAACGATTTTATCTGGTCACGAAgctatatagtatatagtcTAGATATCGGCCAGCAATCTGGTCAGGTTTATCAAGTCCAAATTGTGGGGTCAGATTCGCAACTTGCATTCAGTTTCCAAACTGACTTCCAGCCTAGTGGAAGCAGTAGAGTACAACCCATCGAAAAAAGAATATCCCTAAAATGGTTGCCTGTGAGTTTTATATATAGAGTGGCATATCCCGGAGAAACAGGAACTAATGTGAATTAACAATAGGGCTGACTGTAAAGTCAGTGGCCATCTTTTTGGGCCTGGCCTCCACTGCTTTTTGTGTGGCCACGATTGTGCTGGCCGTTCAGAACGCGGATCTGGAGAACGATCTGCAGGATGCCCTCGATAAGATCGACGCATTGACAGCGGACACCACGTCCACATCTTCCACGTCTACGAGCACTTCCACGACCACCACCACTGCAGATCCCAGTAGGCCCACGGATGACCCAGAGCCTGGCTCTACCACCTCACCTGGCGGAGGAAGTGACACAACCCCCAGTGCAGGAACATCCAGCACAGGAAGCACTTCCAGCACAGGAAGCACTTCCAGCACCAGCAATCCCATCTATCCGACTTTGCCGACAGGACTGCCGGATCCTGAAAAGGTGAGTTCGATTATTCATCTACACTGTTTCTAGTAATAGCTATAAAAGATATTAGTTCAGAAAAACCCTCACGCCGAGTAGGAAAATTTTCAGCGATTAGTCGTAAAGTCGGCGTGGCTACTAATTTCGAATTTATTAAGTTCCTACATCAGTCGTATTGGTCATTTCAAGTGCTTATCGCTTGGCTAGCGTTCATTCCTTTTTATCATAACACAAAACGCGGCTAATTTCTTGGGGCTTTTTAGTTAGTTTAATTGCGGCTAACACAGAGTTAAGAATCACCAAAATGGGACTCACAAAGAACAGGATTAAGGGTATTTATTAATGTTGAAGGAAGTTTGGGGAAATACCgagaaacatatatatttttatagactGGATCACCGCTGAACGCGTGGCTATATTCTTTGGTCTATTGTCAACCTGCTTGATCGTTGCCCTCGTAATTGTGGTGGTCCACAGGGATAATTTGTGGCTGCAGTTGGACGAAGCCAAAAGGATGTTGGATGTCCTGGAGGAATATATTCAAAGTCACCTGCTGACTACTATTCCGGAAAGAAATTCATAAGAATTACGCTGCTGGGAAGCTTTTAAGaagaaaaataatgaaaagaTTGTTTCCACATATATACTAGGACTAGACAATATTTCCAAAAATGTACTCAGTTTAAAGCAATAAAGGCAAATGGATGAGAAACCAAAAACGCTAAGGGTCCAAACATTGTGTAGTACAGCGATTGTTCTTTGATATCTGAAATTGCACCTCATAAACAATGACCCTAATTTCACAATATTTAACCGCTATATCCACCAAAGGCGAAATTTGTTGCAACGAGGTCCACTCTGTTTACGACCACCTTATCAACCTTATCCTATCGCCACTTTATAGGGCCAAAATCCATTATCAATGGCATGGATATTAAATAATCTTTACGATCCCGCAGATCGAATGGCGCCTGCCCACGGAACTGAAGCCCATCAAGTACAAGCTGTACTACGAGCCCGACTTGAAGACCGGTGCCTGTGAGGGAACCGTGTCCATCCAGTTCCAGCTGAACGCGGTCACCAATCTGATCGTCCTGCACGCCAAGGACCTCAATGTGCACAGCATCAGCATCCTGAACATGATGGCGCGCATACGCCTGGCCATCGATAGCATCAACTTGGATGAGTCCCGGGAGCTGCTCCTGATCACGCTGAGGGAGGTCCTCAGTCTGAACAAGGCCTACACACTGTCCGCCAGCTTCGACTGCAACCTGAGCAGTCTGGTGGGCAGCTACATTAGCAACTACACGGATGCCGATGGACTGGATAGGTGAGTCATTTTAAGGTATATTTATCTGGTAATGAGTAAGGTTTTGTGTGCTGGTCTAGACTAAGATGTGAGAGCCCTTCTTATGTCGGTATTTAAACCAATGGTTTGTAGctttcatttaaatggaaCACAGATTTATGTACCTTTCATGTTTATCCAATCGAACACCATATGATGTTAAGTGAATACCCCCAATGCTTGGAGCTCACCGCATGTTGGGGCCTTAGAAAAGCCGGTCTCAGCTGATGAGAGAGCTTTCCGGAGAAGCTCGAGTACCGTGACAACTTTGGAGCCCGCTTCAGTTGGAAGTTCAGAGCAGAGCGCGACGGCCGCGACAGAAAAGAGCGGATCCCGTCTTCGCATACGATCTCAATTAGCCGCAGTACGACACTCGATCCCCTTTCTTCTCGGTTTTCTTCTCTGTTTTCTCGGATTTCTCGAGTGCGCGCCTACGATTTGAATCAAGAATGATAGCTGCCCGGCAATTGCCGTTATCAAATTAGCCGAGGGAATATTTCTCGGACCCGGCAAAGTGACAATTAATGCCATTCGTAGACAAAAAGTAAAACGAGACACGAAAAGCTGTGTTTTCAACTGTAAATCAAGTAAAAGGCATAGTGCGAAATGCGACGATATAATAGATAATAAGTGGCCCAGATCAATCAGAAACCGTTGAGTCCGCTCCAAAAGCTCCACGCCAAGACCAAATAACCATTGTCACCGCAACGCCGTTATGCGATCAAAATTCTAGTTTTAATTGGGCGCATTGAGGCGATCACTAATTTTGATATCCGCTGAAATGCGACCACCGGATTCTATGCCAACTTTGACTTTCAACAGGCACTCGTTTCGATAAACAACGGGCCATCGCAGGCTGGCCAACAGAACTCCACATGGCTGAATCAAACAGGTTGCACCGCACCGCTCCCTTCCCATTCCCCTTCCTCTGCCCCACTTCTTCCCCTTTCCCCCACCCCTTTTGGACCGCTGCAAACAGGCTTGGAGCCAAATGCATACATAGTTCACTTGCCGCGCAAGTTCTTGGCCTTAAATCGGCCACAGTCgctgcactgcgaaaaaagaATTGAATTATATCTACTATAACCCATTATCGAACAATATCGCTAAACCTCATATCAACAAAAAGTAGATTCTGTTTTTCGCATTCGCAATGTTCACGTTCTTATTCGCATTTCTTATCAACAATTTTAACCACCCTGATAATAGGAAATATTTCATTGGACTCCAAATTACTACAATagctaattaaattattaatcttataaatatcaataataATTTACCTCTTTACGTCTTCAAGTGATCTTCAGTTTGTATCATAGATTTTGATGGCAACTTAACTTGTTGATGATTTTTTTGCTGTGTATCTGTGGTtgttggccagcaaatgcGTCGTGTTTACATCTCCAATGCGGCAAATACTCAATGACCGCTGAGAAAATACTTTCTTCAAAAAGCCGCAACAAAATGGGTCGACATCATTGACTGCCAAGCCACTTGTTGTCATAGTAGTTTCCCCTCCCCGTTTCTCGCTGTGTTTTCTGGGTTTGTTTTGTTCTTGAAAGTTCAGTCGAAGCTCGGTGGTCaaacttttttcattttcattgacACTGATTTCTT from Drosophila santomea strain STO CAGO 1482 chromosome 3R, Prin_Dsan_1.1, whole genome shotgun sequence includes:
- the LOC120453392 gene encoding glutamyl aminopeptidase produces the protein MIVTAKLVAIGLGLALTAFTVSTIVLAVQKANLKSDLRDAQEKLDLLEAGYTSTAAPTTASTSGSEPTSEPGSTVSPGSTASTESTASPGSTQSPGSTASTSEPSTTESPGEKIDYRLPGTLKPTHYDLYLFPNIETGEFSGQETITITVVEATDKIVLHSLNLNISSVSIMNTGSDTLEILETTVDTVKEFLIFQLNEPLTTGREVRLHIGFEGSMANKIVGLYSSSYVKDDETRKWIATSKFEPTYARQAFPCFDEPALKAEFTITLVHPSGDDYHALSNMNVDSSVNQGAFQEVTFAKSVPMSTYLACFIVSDFTAKNVEIDTKGIGENFPMSVYATPEQIDKTDLAVTIGKGVIEYYIDYFQIAYPLPKLDMAAIPDFVSGAMEHWGLVTYRETSLLYDEATSSATNKQRIASVIAHEFAHMWFGNLVTMNWWNDLWLNEGFASFIEYLGVDAVYPEWQMRDQFIVSTLHGVLTLDATLGSHPIIQTVENPDQITEIFDTITYSKGSSLVRMLEDFLGETTFRQAVTNYLNEYKYSTAETGNFFTEIDKLELGYNVTEIMLTWTVQMGLPVVTIEKISDTEYKLTQKRFLSNPNDYDADHEPSEFNYRWSIPITYFTSSDSAVQRLWFYHDRSEITVTVPAAVQWIKFNADQVGYYRFNYNTDLWNSLADQLVVQPSAFRSVDRAHLLNDAFALADSTQLPYATAFELTRYLDKETDYVPWSVAASRLTALKRTLYYTSTYAKYKKYATALIEPIYTALTWTVGTDHLDNRLRVTALSAACSLDLESCLSEAGEQFNTWLAKPEDRPKADVRETVYYYGIQSVGNQEDWDAVWELFVNESDASEKSKLMYGLSAIQIPWILQRYIDLAWNEDYVRGQDYFTCLTYISANPVGEPLVWDYVRENWQRLVDRFGLNERYLGNLIPSITARFSTQTKLEEMEQFFAKYPEAGAGTAARVRALETVKNNIVWLAENLEDVDAWLDKQSL
- the LOC120453393 gene encoding glutamyl aminopeptidase: MFLSGYWLQVVLCWAVVAFATATVVVAVQKAQLERDLRDVQDKIDVFEEWNGESRTRMKREDTIDYRLPTNLVPTHYNLYWHPDLETGNFTGQQTISIKVVEATNQIILHSYLLDITSVYVLNREVEKFELEEDRQFLIITLTEDLPVDATITLGIIFGGQMKDKLVGLYSSTYLNEAGATRTISTTKFEPTYARQAFPCFDEPAMKATFAITVVHPSGSYHAVSNMQQTESNYLGDYTEAIFETSVSMSTYLVCIIVSDFASQTTTVKANGIGEDFSMQAYATSHQINKVEFALEFGQAVTEYYIQYYKVPYPLTKLDMAAIPDFASGAMEHWGLVTYRETALLYDPSYSSTANKQSIAGTLAHEIAHQWFGNLVTMKWWNDLWLNEGFARFMQYKGVNAVHPDWGMIEQFQIVALQPVLLYDAKLSSHPIVQKVESPDEITAIFDTISYEKGGSVIRMLETLVGAEKFEEAVTNYLVKHQFNNTVTDDFLTEVEAVVTDLDIKKLMLTWTEQMGYPVLNVSKVGDGSFKVTQQRFLSNPASYEEAPSDSTYGYKWSVPISWFADDGSSNSFIYDYDVDSVGIAVSNEVQWIKLNVNQTGYYRVNYDEDLWDLLIKQLTTSPARFEIADRAHLLNDGFALADASQLSYRIPLEMTAYLAQERDFVPWYVASNKLRSLHRSLMFSEGYVSYLTYARSLIAGVYEEVGWTVDADDHLKNRLRVSILSAACALGVPDCLQQASERFNAFLQNPSSRPSPDLREIVYYYGMQQSTSQSSWEQLFQLFVAETDASEKLKLMYGLSGVRNSQYLFNFLVLASSDESIVRSQDYFTCVQYIAANPVGEPVVWEFYREQWPQLTARFGLNNRNFGRLIAQITANFASSVKLEEVQHFFSKYPESGAGANSRLEAVETIKYNIEWLSRNEADISDWLSGTASPLTKKNQL
- the LOC120453396 gene encoding uncharacterized protein LOC120453396 — encoded protein: MGLTKNRIKDWITAERVAIFFGLLSTCLIVALVIVVVHRDNLWLQLDEAKRMLDVLEEYIQSHLLTTIPERNS